One window of Bos indicus isolate NIAB-ARS_2022 breed Sahiwal x Tharparkar chromosome 20, NIAB-ARS_B.indTharparkar_mat_pri_1.0, whole genome shotgun sequence genomic DNA carries:
- the CLPTM1L gene encoding lipid scramblase CLPTM1L isoform X1, translating to MWSGRSSFTSLVVGVFVVYVVHTCWVMYGIVYTRPCSGHGRCIQPYLAQRPKLQLSVYTTTRSNLGSENNVDLVLNVEDFDVESKFERTVNVSVPKKTRNNGTLYAYVFLHHAGVLPWNDAKQVHLVSPLTTYMVPRPEEVSLLAGGPAAQQQIEAEKRPTSALDEPVSHWRPRLTLNVMVDNFVFDGASLPADVQRYMKMIQLGKTVQYLPILFIDQLSNRVKDLMVINRSSTELPLTVSYDKISLGRLRFWIHMQDAVYSLQQFGFSEKDADEVKGIFVDTNLYFLALTFFVAAFHLLFDFLAFKNDISFWKKKKSMIGMSTKAVLWRCFSTVVIFLFLLDEQTSLLVLVPAGIGAAIELWKVKKALKMTVIWRGLWPTFQFGTYSESERRTEEYDAQAMKYLSYLLYPLCIGGAIYSLLNIKYKSWYSWLINSFVNGVYAFGFLFMLPQLFVNYKMKSVAHLPWKAFTYKAFNTFIDDVFAFIITMPTSHRLACFRDDVVFLVYLYQRWLYPVDKSRVNEFGESYEDTPQRKPHTD from the exons ATGTGGAGCGGCCGGAGCTCCTTCACCAGCCTGGTCGTGGGCGTGTTCGTGGTGTACGTGGTGCACACCTGCTGGGTCATGTACGGCATCGTCTACACCCGCCCGTGCTCCGGCCACGGCCGCTGCATCCAGCCCTACCTGGCTCAGAGGCCCAAGCTGCAG CTCAGTGTGTATACCACCACGCGGTCTAACCTGGGCTCTGAGAACAACGTGGATCTGGTCTTGAACGTGGAGGACTTTGACGTGGAGTCCAAATTTGAAAG GACAGTCAACGTCTCTGTCCCCAAGAAAACGAGGAACAATGGCACGCTGTACGCCTACGTCTTCCTCCACCACGCCGGCGTCCTGCCCTGGAATGATGCGAAGCAGGTGCACCTGGTGAGCCCGCTAACCACCTACATGGTCCCCAGGCCGGAGGAGGTCAGCCTGCTCGCCGGGGGACCCGCGGCACAG CAGCAGATCGAGGCCGAGAAGAGGCCGACGAGTGCCCTGGATGAGCCCGTTTCTCACTGGAGGCCCAGGCTGACCCTAAACGTGATGGTGGACAACTTCGTCTTTGACGGGGCCTCCTTGCCTGCGGACGTGCAGCGCTACATGAAGAT GATCCAGCTGGGGAAGACGGTGCAGTACCTGCCCATCCTGTTCATTGACCAGCTGAGCAACCGTGTCAAGGACCTCATG GTCATCAACCGCTCCAGCACTGAGCTGCCGCTCACCGTGTCCTACGACAAGATCTCGCTGGGGCGGCTGCGCTTCTGGATCCACATGCAGGACGCCGTGTACTCACTGCAGCAGTTCG GATTCTCAGAAAAAGATGCTGACGAAGTAAAGGGGATCTTTGTCGACACCAACTTGTATTTCTTGGCGCTGACCTTCTTCGTGGCTGCATTTCAC CTACTTTTTGATTTCCTGGCGTTTAAAAACGACATCAGCTtctggaagaagaagaagagcatGATCGGCATGTCCACCAAAGCAG TGCTCTGGCGCTGCTTCAGCACCGTGGTCATCTTCCTGTTCCTGCTGGACGAGCAGACGAGCCTCCTGGTGCTGGTGCCCGCGGGCATTGGAGCCGCCATCGAG ctgtggaaagtgaaaaaggccTTGAAGATGACCGTCATCTGGAGAGGCCTGTGGCCCACATTTCAG TTTGGCACTTACAGTGAGTCTgagcggaggacagaggagtacGACGCCCAG GCCATGAAGTACCTGTCTTACCTGCTCTACCCTCTCTGCATCGGGGGTGCCATCTACTCACTGCTCAACATCAAGTACAAGAG CTGGTATTCCTGGTTGATCAACAGCTTTGTCAACG GGGTCTATGCGTTCGGCTTCCTGTTCATGCTGCCCCAGCTCTTCGTGAACTACAAG ATGAAGTCAGTGGCCCACCTGCCCTGGAAGGCCTTCACCTACAAG GCCTTTAACACCTTCATCGACGACGTGTTCGCCTTTATCATCACCATGCCCACCTCGCACCGGCTGGCCTGCTTCCGGGATGACGTGGTGTTCCTCGTGTACCTGTACCAGCGGTG GCTTTATCCCGTGGATAAGAGTAGAGTGAACGAGTTTGGGGAGTCCTACGAGGACACCCCCCAGCGGAAGCCCCACACAGACTGA
- the CLPTM1L gene encoding lipid scramblase CLPTM1L isoform X2, with protein MWSGRSSFTSLVVGVFVVYVVHTCWVMYGIVYTRPCSGHGRCIQPYLAQRPKLQLSVYTTTRSNLGSENNVDLVLNVEDFDVESKFERTVNVSVPKKTRNNGTLYAYVFLHHAGVLPWNDAKQVHLVSPLTTYMVPRPEEVSLLAGGPAAQQIEAEKRPTSALDEPVSHWRPRLTLNVMVDNFVFDGASLPADVQRYMKMIQLGKTVQYLPILFIDQLSNRVKDLMVINRSSTELPLTVSYDKISLGRLRFWIHMQDAVYSLQQFGFSEKDADEVKGIFVDTNLYFLALTFFVAAFHLLFDFLAFKNDISFWKKKKSMIGMSTKAVLWRCFSTVVIFLFLLDEQTSLLVLVPAGIGAAIELWKVKKALKMTVIWRGLWPTFQFGTYSESERRTEEYDAQAMKYLSYLLYPLCIGGAIYSLLNIKYKSWYSWLINSFVNGVYAFGFLFMLPQLFVNYKMKSVAHLPWKAFTYKAFNTFIDDVFAFIITMPTSHRLACFRDDVVFLVYLYQRWLYPVDKSRVNEFGESYEDTPQRKPHTD; from the exons ATGTGGAGCGGCCGGAGCTCCTTCACCAGCCTGGTCGTGGGCGTGTTCGTGGTGTACGTGGTGCACACCTGCTGGGTCATGTACGGCATCGTCTACACCCGCCCGTGCTCCGGCCACGGCCGCTGCATCCAGCCCTACCTGGCTCAGAGGCCCAAGCTGCAG CTCAGTGTGTATACCACCACGCGGTCTAACCTGGGCTCTGAGAACAACGTGGATCTGGTCTTGAACGTGGAGGACTTTGACGTGGAGTCCAAATTTGAAAG GACAGTCAACGTCTCTGTCCCCAAGAAAACGAGGAACAATGGCACGCTGTACGCCTACGTCTTCCTCCACCACGCCGGCGTCCTGCCCTGGAATGATGCGAAGCAGGTGCACCTGGTGAGCCCGCTAACCACCTACATGGTCCCCAGGCCGGAGGAGGTCAGCCTGCTCGCCGGGGGACCCGCGGCACAG CAGATCGAGGCCGAGAAGAGGCCGACGAGTGCCCTGGATGAGCCCGTTTCTCACTGGAGGCCCAGGCTGACCCTAAACGTGATGGTGGACAACTTCGTCTTTGACGGGGCCTCCTTGCCTGCGGACGTGCAGCGCTACATGAAGAT GATCCAGCTGGGGAAGACGGTGCAGTACCTGCCCATCCTGTTCATTGACCAGCTGAGCAACCGTGTCAAGGACCTCATG GTCATCAACCGCTCCAGCACTGAGCTGCCGCTCACCGTGTCCTACGACAAGATCTCGCTGGGGCGGCTGCGCTTCTGGATCCACATGCAGGACGCCGTGTACTCACTGCAGCAGTTCG GATTCTCAGAAAAAGATGCTGACGAAGTAAAGGGGATCTTTGTCGACACCAACTTGTATTTCTTGGCGCTGACCTTCTTCGTGGCTGCATTTCAC CTACTTTTTGATTTCCTGGCGTTTAAAAACGACATCAGCTtctggaagaagaagaagagcatGATCGGCATGTCCACCAAAGCAG TGCTCTGGCGCTGCTTCAGCACCGTGGTCATCTTCCTGTTCCTGCTGGACGAGCAGACGAGCCTCCTGGTGCTGGTGCCCGCGGGCATTGGAGCCGCCATCGAG ctgtggaaagtgaaaaaggccTTGAAGATGACCGTCATCTGGAGAGGCCTGTGGCCCACATTTCAG TTTGGCACTTACAGTGAGTCTgagcggaggacagaggagtacGACGCCCAG GCCATGAAGTACCTGTCTTACCTGCTCTACCCTCTCTGCATCGGGGGTGCCATCTACTCACTGCTCAACATCAAGTACAAGAG CTGGTATTCCTGGTTGATCAACAGCTTTGTCAACG GGGTCTATGCGTTCGGCTTCCTGTTCATGCTGCCCCAGCTCTTCGTGAACTACAAG ATGAAGTCAGTGGCCCACCTGCCCTGGAAGGCCTTCACCTACAAG GCCTTTAACACCTTCATCGACGACGTGTTCGCCTTTATCATCACCATGCCCACCTCGCACCGGCTGGCCTGCTTCCGGGATGACGTGGTGTTCCTCGTGTACCTGTACCAGCGGTG GCTTTATCCCGTGGATAAGAGTAGAGTGAACGAGTTTGGGGAGTCCTACGAGGACACCCCCCAGCGGAAGCCCCACACAGACTGA